In the Nitrososphaerota archaeon genome, one interval contains:
- a CDS encoding adenosylcobalamin-dependent ribonucleoside-diphosphate reductase: MSRVEVKVEKVIKRDGRIVDFDATRIENAIRKAMLATNSYNKEILEKVISYILLIINEKYKERYPHVEEIQDIVEFSLMKYGLFETAKAYVLYRKERERIREEKKKILQKTEVDEVDKNFSINALRILASRYLLRDEEGKIIESPKQLFQRVAALIVIPDILYDSRIFDKNGLQKIHEKEDFNPEDYEFKIGLKEIKWNRWHLERMKNLYDELNSQRKMKVSWKKFLEMLENGEFDNYYEKFMEYYRIMVEKKFMPNSPTLFNAGARLGQLSACFVLDIDDNIESIMETVKEASIIFKTGGGVGINYSKLRPEGDVVASTSGTASGPCSFMRIIDVTTDVIKQGGKRRGANMGILNASHPEIEKFITLKTTEGVLENFNISVALDKDFWDAYEKDEPYFLVNPRNGKSVKKIDPKHLLEIIALSAWKTADPGVLFLDNINKRNILKKAKGEITATNPCVVGDTLISTENGLMRMKDLVKKYPNGGIKIATDNRVPIQIMNSNGTLLLLNSSQEGVSFNEISKAFCTGIKETYKLITESGYELVCTGDHKVLTNEGWIKVTELNPKKHKVLIQSGEGKFNNNYQLPFKVKNKFKGKNGRIYKLNLPTKWSKELGQVLGWLIGDGWLREGENCRVGFTFSKEDKKILEYFKPIINNWYNFDIKEVKRKNGVYYLSYHSKYFVNFFKKLGVKNVDAKEKVVPESIFTAPKEAVIGFLQGLFTADGTIGYNEDNGYYIRLTSKSKKLLKDVQILLLNLGIKSKIYNRSRKPRKIFPYKSKNGKIQYYKEDGKCYELHISRDGIKNFIDKIGFLLNKHNNKIKKLKIKDFHETIFEDKVLLIKPNGKKIVYDLTEPKTFSFISNGIISLDCGEQPLYPYESCNLGSINLYAFIKRDIEGNVEFDWKELEKTIKIAIDFLDNVIDVNKYPLKKIEEKTKESRKIGLGIMGLADTLFALKIPYNSEEGFEFMRKIMEFIDYHAYIRSIERAKERGPFPLFEKSGYIDGEMPIEGFYHKDVWNFDWNRIIEDIKKYGVRNSNLTSIAPTGTISMIVDTSSGLEPQFALIFEKTVTLGKFYYVNQELEIQLRERGLYNEKIIEKIAENGGSIQEIDGIPEDLKKVFVTAYDIPWWDHIRAQYEIGLWVDAGISKTINMANWVSVEDVKNAYLFAYKLGLKGITIYRDGSKTKQVLTTPTQRRGKYLKIVENKTIDMLNKYGIKVTIEEKEEKINSLPFLKMDIPKFNLLPKEIKKGARREACPMCQSQSLVYHESCVTCMNCGWSECVEA; this comes from the coding sequence CATATATTCTTTTAATTATTAATGAAAAATATAAAGAGAGATATCCTCATGTAGAAGAAATACAAGATATAGTTGAATTTTCTTTAATGAAATACGGATTATTTGAAACTGCTAAAGCTTATGTTCTATATAGAAAAGAAAGAGAAAGAATAAGAGAAGAGAAAAAGAAAATTCTTCAAAAAACTGAAGTTGATGAAGTCGATAAAAATTTTTCAATTAATGCATTAAGAATATTAGCTTCAAGATATCTTCTTAGAGATGAAGAAGGAAAAATAATAGAGTCTCCTAAACAATTGTTTCAAAGAGTTGCAGCATTAATTGTTATTCCAGACATACTATATGATTCAAGAATTTTTGATAAAAATGGTTTACAAAAAATACATGAAAAAGAAGATTTTAATCCAGAAGATTATGAATTTAAAATTGGATTAAAAGAAATTAAATGGAATAGATGGCATTTAGAAAGAATGAAAAATCTTTATGATGAATTAAATTCTCAAAGAAAAATGAAAGTAAGTTGGAAGAAATTTTTAGAAATGCTTGAAAATGGAGAATTTGATAATTATTATGAAAAATTCATGGAATATTATAGAATTATGGTTGAGAAAAAGTTTATGCCAAATTCACCAACATTATTCAATGCAGGTGCAAGATTGGGTCAGCTTTCTGCATGTTTTGTTTTAGACATAGATGATAATATAGAATCTATAATGGAAACTGTTAAGGAAGCATCTATAATTTTCAAAACTGGTGGAGGAGTTGGAATAAATTATTCAAAATTAAGACCTGAAGGAGATGTTGTTGCTTCTACAAGTGGTACTGCTTCTGGACCATGTAGCTTTATGAGAATAATAGATGTAACAACTGACGTTATAAAACAAGGTGGAAAAAGACGAGGAGCAAACATGGGAATATTAAATGCATCACATCCAGAAATAGAAAAATTCATAACATTAAAAACAACAGAGGGAGTATTAGAAAACTTCAATATTTCTGTCGCATTAGATAAAGATTTTTGGGATGCATATGAAAAAGATGAACCATATTTTTTAGTTAACCCAAGGAATGGAAAAAGTGTTAAAAAAATAGACCCTAAACATTTATTAGAAATAATTGCTTTATCTGCATGGAAAACAGCTGATCCAGGAGTATTATTTTTAGATAATATAAATAAAAGAAATATTTTAAAGAAAGCTAAAGGAGAAATAACAGCAACTAATCCTTGTGTAGTAGGAGATACTTTAATCTCTACTGAGAATGGATTAATGAGAATGAAAGATTTGGTAAAGAAATATCCTAATGGAGGAATTAAAATCGCAACTGATAATAGAGTGCCAATTCAAATTATGAATTCAAATGGAACATTACTTTTACTAAATTCTTCACAAGAAGGTGTTAGCTTTAATGAAATATCAAAAGCATTTTGTACTGGTATTAAAGAAACATATAAATTAATAACAGAATCTGGTTACGAATTAGTTTGTACAGGAGATCATAAAGTATTAACAAATGAAGGATGGATAAAGGTAACAGAATTAAATCCAAAAAAACATAAAGTTTTAATTCAATCTGGTGAAGGAAAATTTAATAATAATTATCAATTACCATTTAAAGTAAAAAATAAGTTTAAAGGAAAAAATGGTAGAATCTATAAACTAAATTTACCAACAAAATGGAGTAAAGAATTAGGACAAGTTTTAGGATGGCTAATAGGAGATGGTTGGTTAAGAGAAGGGGAAAATTGTAGAGTGGGATTTACATTCTCAAAAGAAGATAAGAAAATTTTAGAATACTTTAAACCAATAATTAATAATTGGTATAATTTTGATATAAAAGAAGTAAAAAGAAAGAATGGTGTTTATTATTTATCTTATCACTCAAAATATTTTGTTAATTTCTTTAAGAAATTAGGCGTGAAAAATGTAGATGCTAAAGAAAAAGTCGTTCCTGAAAGCATTTTTACTGCTCCTAAAGAAGCTGTTATTGGATTTTTACAAGGATTGTTTACTGCAGATGGTACAATCGGATACAATGAAGATAATGGTTATTATATAAGATTAACTTCAAAATCGAAGAAACTTTTAAAAGATGTTCAAATATTATTGCTAAATCTTGGAATAAAATCCAAAATATATAATAGAAGTAGAAAACCTAGAAAAATATTTCCTTATAAAAGTAAAAATGGTAAAATTCAATATTATAAAGAAGATGGAAAATGTTATGAATTACATATAAGTAGAGATGGTATTAAAAATTTCATTGATAAAATAGGTTTCTTATTAAACAAACATAATAATAAAATTAAGAAATTAAAAATAAAAGATTTTCATGAAACTATATTTGAAGATAAAGTTTTATTAATTAAACCGAATGGGAAAAAGATCGTATACGATTTAACTGAGCCAAAAACTTTTAGCTTTATTTCAAATGGAATAATATCGCTCGACTGTGGTGAACAACCTTTATATCCATATGAATCTTGTAATTTAGGATCTATTAATTTATATGCTTTTATAAAAAGAGATATTGAAGGAAATGTAGAATTTGATTGGAAAGAATTAGAAAAAACAATAAAAATTGCTATTGATTTTTTGGATAATGTAATAGATGTTAATAAATACCCTCTTAAGAAAATAGAAGAAAAAACTAAGGAATCTAGAAAAATAGGTTTAGGAATAATGGGCTTAGCTGATACATTATTTGCATTAAAAATTCCATATAATAGCGAGGAGGGATTCGAATTTATGAGGAAAATAATGGAATTTATTGATTATCATGCATACATTAGATCAATAGAAAGAGCAAAAGAAAGAGGACCATTTCCATTATTTGAAAAAAGCGGTTATATAGATGGAGAAATGCCAATAGAAGGGTTTTATCATAAAGATGTTTGGAATTTTGATTGGAATAGAATAATTGAAGATATAAAGAAGTATGGTGTTAGAAATTCAAATTTAACATCCATTGCTCCAACAGGTACTATATCTATGATTGTTGATACATCCTCTGGTTTAGAACCTCAATTTGCTTTAATATTTGAAAAAACAGTTACTCTTGGAAAATTCTATTATGTAAATCAAGAACTTGAAATACAATTAAGAGAAAGAGGATTATATAATGAAAAAATAATCGAGAAAATCGCTGAAAATGGAGGATCAATACAAGAAATAGATGGGATACCTGAAGATTTAAAGAAAGTTTTTGTTACTGCATATGATATTCCATGGTGGGACCATATAAGAGCTCAATATGAAATAGGACTATGGGTGGATGCTGGAATAAGTAAAACAATAAATATGGCAAATTGGGTAAGTGTAGAAGATGTTAAGAATGCTTATCTTTTTGCTTATAAATTGGGATTAAAAGGAATAACAATTTATAGAGATGGTTCTAAAACAAAACAAGTTTTAACAACTCCTACTCAAAGAAGAGGAAAATATTTAAAAATTGTTGAAAATAAAACAATTGATATGCTTAATAAATATGGAATTAAAGTAACTATTGAAGAAAAAGAAGAAAAAATAAATTCTCTTCCATTCCTTAAAATGGACATACCAAAGTTTAATCTTCTACCAAAAGAAATAAAGAAAGGAGCAAGA